From one Planktothrix agardhii NIES-204 genomic stretch:
- a CDS encoding prevent-host-death family protein, protein MINLNRDIQSLSTFKRNTNEMITQMKETGNPIVLTVNGKAELVVQDAGSYQKLLDFIEKLETIVGIKKGLEDIATGDTQPLNQFIEEMQHKKYKFLKV, encoded by the coding sequence ATGATTAATCTAAATCGAGATATTCAATCCCTCTCAACCTTTAAACGGAATACAAATGAAATGATTACCCAGATGAAAGAAACAGGTAATCCTATCGTTTTAACTGTTAATGGGAAAGCTGAATTAGTAGTACAAGATGCTGGATCTTATCAGAAATTACTGGATTTTATCGAGAAATTAGAAACTATTGTTGGGATTAAAAAAGGATTAGAAGATATAGCAACAGGTGACACACAACCTCTAAATCAATTCATCGAAGAAATGCAGCATAAAAAGTATAAATTTCTAAAGGTTTAA
- a CDS encoding UDP-N-acetylglucosamine 1-carboxyvinyltransferase → MEDRPITLAIRSSNVSTASHANQSSLKIWGRQPLQGHVPISGAKNSALVLMAGALLCSEDCRLRNVPSLADVNSMSEILMTLGVKIDRQGDIIDIKAGELSESQAPYELVSQLRASFFAIGPILARLGIARVPLPGGCAIGARPVDLHVRGLQSMGAEVHIEHGIVHAHVAGANRRLKGARIYLDYPSVGATETLMMAATLADGETIIENAAQEPEVIDLANFCRAMGARIHGAGSKTIIISGVPSLHSADYSIIPDRIEAGTFLIAGAITGCEINLSPIIPEHLSPVLAKLKTMGVKIRMEGLNHLSIIPGEQLKATDIKTLPYPGFPTDMQAPFMALLTLCEGNSLISETVFENRFGHVPELSRMGADIQVKGNTVLVRGVPLLSGAPVTATDLRASAALVLAALAAEGETTIQGLKHLDRGYEQLEAKLRQLGAKIERFDPTPTE, encoded by the coding sequence TTGGAGGATAGACCCATTACACTAGCTATACGTTCATCGAATGTTTCAACTGCGTCCCACGCTAACCAGTCCAGTCTTAAAATTTGGGGACGTCAACCCCTACAAGGTCATGTTCCGATTAGCGGAGCTAAGAATTCTGCTTTAGTCCTAATGGCGGGTGCATTACTCTGTTCCGAAGATTGTCGGCTACGGAATGTTCCCTCTTTAGCCGATGTCAATAGCATGAGTGAGATTCTCATGACTCTGGGTGTCAAGATTGACCGCCAGGGCGACATTATCGACATTAAGGCGGGTGAGTTATCAGAATCACAAGCCCCCTATGAACTGGTGAGCCAACTACGGGCGAGTTTCTTTGCCATTGGGCCAATATTGGCTCGTTTAGGGATAGCCCGGGTTCCCTTACCTGGGGGATGTGCCATTGGTGCTAGACCTGTGGATCTTCATGTTCGTGGACTTCAATCCATGGGCGCGGAAGTACACATCGAACATGGGATTGTTCATGCTCATGTAGCTGGGGCGAATCGTCGGCTCAAGGGTGCTCGCATCTATCTGGATTATCCCAGTGTCGGGGCGACGGAAACTTTGATGATGGCGGCCACCCTAGCGGATGGGGAAACCATCATTGAAAATGCGGCTCAAGAACCGGAAGTTATCGATTTAGCGAATTTCTGCCGGGCGATGGGAGCCAGAATTCATGGGGCTGGCAGTAAAACTATTATCATTTCTGGAGTTCCGAGTCTACATTCTGCGGATTATTCGATTATTCCTGACCGAATAGAAGCCGGAACTTTTTTAATAGCTGGGGCGATCACAGGTTGTGAAATCAACCTATCGCCGATTATTCCAGAACATTTGAGTCCTGTACTGGCTAAACTCAAAACTATGGGGGTGAAAATCCGCATGGAAGGGCTAAACCACTTGAGCATTATCCCCGGAGAACAACTAAAGGCGACGGATATTAAAACCCTACCCTATCCAGGCTTCCCTACTGATATGCAAGCCCCCTTTATGGCGCTATTAACGCTGTGTGAAGGCAATAGTTTGATCAGTGAAACGGTATTTGAAAATCGTTTTGGTCATGTTCCTGAACTCAGTCGCATGGGTGCTGATATTCAGGTGAAGGGGAATACGGTTTTAGTCCGAGGTGTTCCTTTGCTATCGGGTGCTCCGGTCACAGCGACGGATTTACGCGCTTCGGCTGCTTTAGTTCTTGCCGCCTTAGCTGCTGAAGGAGAAACGACGATTCAGGGATTAAAACATCTGGATCGGGGTTATGAACAATTGGAAGCTAAACTCCGACAATTGGGTGCTAAAATTGAGCGTTTTGATCCTACGCCCACGGAGTAA
- the ald gene encoding alanine dehydrogenase, with protein MEIGIPKEIKDQEFRVGLNPDSVRVCTERGHQVFVETGAGEGSGFSNRDYTRAGATIVNSATDAWSRELVVKVKEPLPAEYGLIQKNQLLFTYLHLAANRELTEQLITSGVQAIAYETVELPDGRLPLLTPMSIIAGRLSIQFGSRYLERQQGGRGVLLAGIPGVKAGKVVILGGGIVGTEAARIAIGMGAKVQILDVNLDRLAYLETVFGSSVELLYSHPSQIEESVPEADLLIGAVLILGKRAPKLVSRNLVAQMRPGSVIVDVAVDQGGCIETLRPTSHTNPTYIEEGIVHYGVPNMPGAVPWTATQALNNSTLPYVIQLADKGLKALELNPVLAKGLNVENHHLVHPAVREVFPDLV; from the coding sequence ATGGAAATTGGTATTCCCAAAGAAATCAAGGATCAGGAATTTAGAGTGGGCTTGAATCCTGATAGTGTCAGGGTTTGCACGGAACGAGGTCATCAAGTTTTTGTAGAAACAGGTGCAGGGGAGGGTTCGGGGTTTAGCAATCGCGATTATACACGAGCCGGAGCCACAATCGTTAATTCTGCGACCGATGCCTGGAGTCGGGAACTTGTGGTTAAAGTCAAAGAACCTTTACCCGCCGAATATGGCTTAATTCAAAAAAATCAACTGTTGTTTACCTATCTGCATCTGGCGGCTAATCGAGAACTCACAGAACAATTAATTACAAGTGGTGTCCAGGCGATCGCCTATGAAACCGTAGAACTTCCTGACGGTCGATTACCTTTATTAACGCCCATGAGTATCATCGCCGGACGTTTATCAATTCAGTTTGGCTCCCGTTATTTGGAACGACAACAGGGCGGGAGAGGGGTACTTTTAGCCGGAATTCCTGGGGTAAAAGCCGGAAAAGTTGTGATTTTAGGCGGGGGAATAGTCGGGACTGAAGCAGCAAGAATTGCGATCGGAATGGGGGCAAAAGTTCAAATTTTAGATGTGAATTTGGATCGGTTAGCTTATTTAGAAACGGTGTTTGGTTCGAGTGTGGAATTACTCTATAGTCATCCGTCTCAAATTGAAGAAAGTGTTCCTGAAGCTGATTTATTAATTGGTGCGGTTTTAATCCTAGGAAAACGCGCTCCTAAGTTAGTTTCTCGTAATTTAGTCGCCCAAATGCGCCCCGGTTCTGTGATTGTCGATGTGGCGGTAGATCAAGGGGGATGTATTGAAACCCTCCGTCCGACCTCCCACACTAATCCTACCTATATTGAGGAAGGTATCGTTCATTATGGTGTTCCCAATATGCCTGGGGCTGTGCCTTGGACAGCAACCCAAGCCTTAAATAATAGTACATTACCTTATGTTATTCAGTTAGCTGATAAAGGACTCAAGGCTTTAGAATTAAATCCGGTTTTAGCCAAGGGATTAAATGTGGAAAATCATCATTTAGTTCATCCTGCTGTTAGGGAAGTTTTTCCTGATTTAGTTTAA
- a CDS encoding Ap4A phosphorylase II, with translation MISTKTAKLMLPSGTLWQRIITQTESALNCDALQSIPTEYDFIEEGNIRFLVRILSNLARKQKAKKKQQKKLAKSGKEFNPFLPYEQDLFVGNLSETHLCLLNKFNVVDHHLLIVTRQFEEQETWLTQADFAAMWLVLAEIDGLVFYNGGKLAGASQRHKHLQLVPFPLVPDGINLPIEPAIASVQFNNSIGIIPEFPFVHAIATFNPDWINHLSEAAIFTLELYFELLATLGLSVGDNPFQSGAYNLLATRNWMMIVPRSQEKFEGISINSLGFGGTLLVKNSEQLQQLKSYHPLTVLKQVAL, from the coding sequence ATGATCAGTACAAAAACTGCAAAATTGATGTTACCATCGGGGACATTATGGCAACGGATAATCACTCAAACCGAATCTGCTCTCAACTGTGACGCCTTACAATCAATTCCAACGGAATATGATTTTATAGAGGAGGGAAATATTCGGTTTTTGGTGAGAATTCTGTCTAACTTAGCTCGAAAACAGAAAGCTAAGAAGAAACAGCAAAAAAAACTAGCTAAATCCGGTAAAGAATTTAATCCATTTCTTCCTTATGAACAGGATTTGTTTGTTGGCAATTTATCAGAAACTCATTTATGTTTACTGAATAAATTTAATGTTGTTGATCATCATTTATTGATAGTTACCCGACAATTTGAAGAACAGGAAACCTGGCTGACTCAAGCAGATTTTGCAGCAATGTGGCTGGTTTTAGCCGAAATTGATGGTTTGGTTTTTTATAATGGGGGAAAATTAGCCGGGGCGAGTCAGCGTCATAAACATTTACAATTAGTTCCGTTTCCTTTAGTCCCAGATGGAATCAATCTTCCGATTGAACCTGCGATCGCTTCTGTACAGTTTAATAATTCTATCGGGATCATTCCTGAATTTCCTTTTGTTCATGCGATCGCGACTTTTAACCCTGACTGGATTAATCACCTATCAGAAGCAGCTATTTTTACCTTAGAATTGTATTTTGAGCTATTAGCCACATTGGGTTTATCCGTCGGGGATAATCCCTTTCAATCAGGGGCTTATAATTTATTAGCTACTCGAAATTGGATGATGATTGTTCCTCGATCTCAAGAAAAATTTGAGGGAATTTCGATTAATTCTTTAGGATTTGGGGGGACGTTATTAGTTAAAAATTCAGAACAACTGCAACAGCTTAAATCCTATCATCCCTTAACAGTTTTAAAACAAGTAGCGTTGTAG
- a CDS encoding WD-40 repeat-containing protein, which yields MSNFQHSYALVIGINNYNNGISSLKTAVSDATEIAHILESKQGYTVTLLVDNGATLSQIRQVLETELPNQIQKGDRFLFYFAGHGIAMNGEDGPEGYLVPQDAKSGSISTYLRMSEVNKALLQLPCRHFLGILDCCFAGAFRWSSTRQAIPLELLTLHKERYDRFIQDPAWQVITSAAYDQTALDAFDLKDDRGQTGVHSPFANALIAALEGKADAFPPAEANKPAGDGVITASELYLYLREQVEIATEVRAIRQTPGIYPMNKHDKGEYIFLTPGHALNLPPAPPLDVSKNPYRGLLSFGEEHSDLFFGKSALTQKLYEFVTSSKLTVMLGASGSGKSSLVQAGLIPKLRKVKDSNTWFILPPFRPGESPFKALNNALASVNQPAIAPDHEASSLGLLTPGEGLGHWFTEHPQGKLLLVVDQFEELITLCQNDSERQQFLAALAGAIATYPNQLHLVLTLRSDFEPQFRNTVLEKDWQTARFIVPAMKREELREAIEAPASARVMYFDPHELVEQLIDEVANMPGALPLLSFALSELYLKYLKRQEDAKNRGETIDRAITQADYQELGGVTRSLTQRADQEYEELVKQDIAYSQTIRNVMLRMVAVGGELARRRVPMSELEYPEPENTRVKTVIQHFSAARLLTHGIDSEAQPYVEPAHDALVRGWQKLLKWKQQDLVNLLRQRELTPVAIQWADSVNKKQSQGLLWDDDPRLPQVKAQLKLDPYWLNQEETTFVNDSKKRKQQKSIFSFLVWLLILGVAASALWYQNQSKRQQLNNALIQSSEFLSSKQPLKSLENAIQAGESVKNGRNLMTILKQNSVFMPGPELEWQAINGLQKIGYKITQLNRWQAHTAPITTISFDPKNDQIIASASEDGTIKFWHPDGSQAQNQTLKGRGKAVWSLSFSPDGSTLISGSRDQRIRLWNKDKSTGEFKEQPDLLFARQHTSNILGVAFSSDGTLIASAGEDKKVNLWNKDGTWLRELGNQQDKHKDAVYSVSFSPKSSELVTAGKDGIKLWNIDGTFVKNLYNEKNWTYGVSYSPDGSHIASGHGDGKIKLWKSDGTLIKELTGHSNGVRGVSFSPDSSKIVSAGQDRTVKLWDVKKGTLITTFEGHGGDVRSVSFNADGSLIASAGADNTIQLWKNEHLLIWKTEHLLKNQVFSEHTDVVFAVDFSNDGLWVATASADRTIRVLRRNNEGVYEKNSSLFTEKNKKFYTLAFSPDNSTIASADEDGQIILWQLDQTGHFSQAKVPQPKNIGYQIRGIAFNSDGSEMASTSSDQKVRIWKKQDDGSYKVIPTTLSTANAENSSAYGLKVTFSPDNQLLALAHEDGTVKLWKKEINGQFEQEPFDSLSGHTGNVNQVVFGSDSSILASAGSDGIIQVWQRNSQGKYQSTKTLKGHNGAVYGLAFHSYDQEGKNRQIIASAGQDNTVKLWDLDSNQPITLSEHTNRVFAVAFSPDGKTLASVGWDKKLILWNLDFLNLDQLLEKSCAWAKPYLQNSNFVDKNQPEICLETK from the coding sequence ATGTCAAACTTTCAACATAGTTATGCCTTAGTTATTGGCATTAATAACTACAATAACGGCATTTCTTCCCTCAAAACTGCCGTCAGCGATGCCACAGAAATCGCCCATATCCTTGAAAGCAAGCAAGGTTACACTGTTACTTTGCTGGTAGATAACGGAGCTACCCTTAGCCAAATTCGGCAGGTATTAGAGACAGAACTGCCGAACCAAATTCAGAAGGGCGATCGCTTTCTCTTTTATTTTGCAGGACATGGCATTGCTATGAATGGTGAGGATGGGCCTGAAGGGTATCTTGTTCCTCAAGATGCTAAGTCTGGGAGTATTAGCACTTACCTACGGATGTCAGAAGTGAATAAAGCTCTGCTTCAGCTTCCCTGTCGTCACTTTTTAGGAATTCTGGACTGTTGTTTTGCGGGTGCTTTTCGTTGGTCGAGTACGCGCCAAGCTATTCCCCTGGAACTGTTAACACTTCACAAAGAACGCTATGATCGCTTCATTCAAGATCCCGCATGGCAAGTGATCACCTCAGCAGCCTACGATCAGACGGCCCTGGATGCCTTTGATCTCAAAGATGATCGGGGACAAACAGGAGTCCATTCTCCCTTTGCCAATGCTTTGATCGCAGCCCTCGAAGGCAAAGCTGATGCTTTTCCCCCCGCAGAAGCTAATAAACCAGCCGGGGATGGGGTGATTACAGCATCTGAACTCTATTTATATTTGCGCGAACAGGTGGAAATTGCTACGGAAGTACGTGCCATCCGTCAGACTCCGGGCATCTATCCCATGAACAAACATGACAAAGGAGAATACATTTTCCTGACACCCGGACACGCCCTGAATCTACCACCTGCTCCCCCATTGGATGTTTCCAAAAATCCCTATCGTGGTTTGTTATCGTTTGGAGAAGAACACAGCGACTTGTTTTTTGGCAAAAGTGCTTTAACCCAAAAACTTTATGAGTTTGTTACCTCTAGTAAGCTAACCGTTATGCTGGGTGCATCGGGTTCCGGTAAATCCAGTTTGGTACAAGCCGGACTTATCCCTAAACTACGAAAAGTTAAGGATAGTAATACTTGGTTTATTCTACCGCCCTTCCGACCCGGTGAGTCTCCCTTCAAGGCTTTGAATAATGCCCTAGCATCGGTTAATCAACCTGCGATCGCTCCAGACCATGAAGCAAGCTCTTTAGGTTTACTCACCCCAGGGGAAGGTCTTGGCCATTGGTTTACCGAGCATCCTCAAGGAAAGTTACTGCTAGTTGTCGATCAGTTTGAGGAATTAATTACACTCTGCCAAAATGATTCTGAGCGACAACAGTTTTTAGCAGCGTTAGCAGGAGCGATCGCAACATATCCGAATCAACTCCATCTTGTCCTAACCCTGCGCTCTGATTTTGAGCCACAGTTTCGCAATACAGTTTTAGAGAAGGACTGGCAAACGGCCCGATTTATTGTCCCGGCGATGAAACGGGAAGAATTACGAGAGGCGATCGAAGCACCTGCATCAGCACGGGTGATGTACTTTGACCCCCATGAGTTAGTCGAACAGTTAATTGACGAAGTGGCAAATATGCCCGGAGCATTGCCACTACTGTCCTTTGCCTTGAGTGAACTTTACCTAAAATACCTGAAGCGACAGGAAGATGCCAAGAACCGGGGAGAAACAATTGATCGCGCCATTACTCAGGCAGATTATCAGGAATTGGGAGGGGTAACGCGATCGCTGACTCAACGGGCTGATCAAGAATATGAGGAACTGGTTAAGCAAGATATAGCATATTCTCAAACTATTCGGAATGTCATGTTGCGGATGGTGGCGGTGGGTGGGGAACTGGCCAGGAGACGAGTTCCGATGTCTGAACTGGAATATCCAGAACCTGAAAATACAAGAGTGAAGACCGTTATTCAACACTTTTCGGCTGCACGATTATTAACTCATGGTATTGATAGTGAAGCACAACCCTATGTAGAGCCAGCCCATGATGCTTTAGTACGAGGATGGCAAAAACTTTTGAAGTGGAAACAACAAGACCTCGTTAATCTGTTACGGCAAAGGGAATTAACACCTGTAGCCATTCAATGGGCAGATAGTGTCAATAAAAAACAATCTCAAGGATTACTTTGGGATGATGATCCTCGACTTCCCCAAGTTAAAGCCCAACTGAAATTAGATCCCTATTGGTTAAATCAGGAAGAAACAACTTTTGTTAATGATAGCAAAAAGCGGAAACAACAAAAATCAATTTTTTCGTTTTTGGTTTGGTTATTAATTTTAGGAGTTGCTGCTTCAGCGTTGTGGTATCAAAATCAATCCAAAAGACAACAATTAAATAATGCTTTAATTCAATCTTCCGAATTTTTAAGTTCTAAACAGCCGTTAAAATCTCTTGAGAATGCTATTCAAGCTGGAGAAAGTGTAAAAAATGGCAGAAATTTGATGACTATATTGAAGCAAAATTCAGTATTCATGCCCGGTCCTGAATTAGAGTGGCAGGCGATTAATGGGTTACAAAAAATAGGATATAAAATTACACAATTGAATCGCTGGCAAGCTCACACTGCTCCCATAACTACTATTAGTTTTGATCCTAAAAATGATCAAATCATTGCCTCTGCCAGTGAAGATGGGACAATTAAATTTTGGCATCCAGATGGCAGTCAAGCTCAAAACCAAACTCTTAAAGGACGGGGTAAGGCAGTGTGGAGTTTGAGTTTTAGTCCTGATGGGTCTACCCTAATTTCAGGAAGCCGAGATCAAAGAATCAGACTTTGGAACAAAGACAAAAGCACAGGTGAATTTAAAGAGCAGCCAGACCTACTATTTGCTCGGCAACATACATCCAATATTTTAGGTGTTGCTTTTAGTTCTGATGGTACTTTAATTGCTTCGGCTGGAGAAGATAAAAAAGTGAATCTATGGAATAAAGATGGAACTTGGTTGAGAGAGTTAGGCAACCAACAGGACAAGCACAAAGATGCTGTTTATTCCGTTAGCTTTAGTCCGAAAAGTTCTGAACTTGTAACAGCAGGAAAAGATGGAATTAAACTTTGGAATATAGACGGTACTTTTGTTAAAAATTTGTACAATGAAAAAAATTGGACCTATGGAGTTAGCTATAGTCCTGATGGTTCTCATATTGCTTCTGGTCATGGAGATGGAAAAATTAAGCTATGGAAATCAGACGGTACTTTGATTAAAGAGTTGACAGGACATAGTAATGGAGTTCGTGGGGTTAGTTTTAGTCCTGATAGTTCTAAAATTGTTTCAGCAGGGCAAGATCGAACGGTTAAACTCTGGGATGTGAAAAAAGGGACTTTAATCACAACTTTTGAAGGTCATGGAGGTGATGTTCGTTCTGTTAGTTTCAATGCCGATGGTTCCCTAATTGCGTCAGCAGGTGCAGACAATACCATTCAACTTTGGAAAAATGAACATCTTTTAATTTGGAAAACTGAACATCTTTTAAAAAATCAAGTTTTTTCAGAACATACAGATGTTGTGTTTGCTGTTGATTTCAGTAATGATGGTTTATGGGTTGCTACAGCGAGTGCAGATAGAACAATCAGAGTTTTACGAAGAAATAATGAAGGAGTTTATGAAAAAAACTCTTCTCTATTTACAGAAAAAAATAAGAAATTTTATACTCTAGCTTTTAGCCCTGACAACTCTACTATTGCATCCGCAGATGAAGATGGTCAAATTATTCTGTGGCAACTCGATCAAACAGGTCATTTCAGTCAAGCTAAAGTTCCTCAACCTAAGAATATAGGGTATCAGATTCGTGGAATTGCATTTAATTCTGATGGTTCAGAAATGGCATCAACCAGTTCGGACCAAAAAGTCAGAATTTGGAAAAAGCAAGATGATGGCTCTTATAAGGTTATTCCAACTACTCTTTCAACTGCTAATGCTGAAAATTCATCAGCTTATGGTTTAAAAGTAACCTTCAGTCCCGATAATCAACTGTTAGCATTAGCACATGAGGATGGGACAGTAAAACTTTGGAAAAAAGAGATTAATGGTCAGTTTGAACAGGAACCTTTTGATAGTCTTAGCGGTCACACAGGGAACGTTAATCAAGTTGTTTTTGGTTCTGACAGTTCTATACTGGCTTCGGCAGGTTCAGATGGCATAATTCAAGTTTGGCAACGAAATTCTCAAGGCAAATATCAATCTACGAAAACTTTAAAAGGACATAATGGTGCTGTTTATGGTTTAGCATTTCACTCCTATGATCAAGAGGGTAAAAATCGTCAAATAATAGCTTCTGCCGGTCAAGACAATACGGTAAAACTTTGGGACTTAGACAGTAACCAACCCATTACTTTATCAGAACATACAAACCGGGTTTTTGCAGTGGCTTTCAGTCCCGATGGTAAAACTTTGGCTTCTGTTGGCTGGGATAAAAAATTAATTCTCTGGAATTTGGATTTCTTAAATTTGGATCAGTTGCTAGAAAAAAGTTGTGCGTGGGCAAAACCTTATCTACAAAATAGCAACTTTGTGGATAAAAACCAGCCAGAAATTTGCTTAGAGACAAAATAA